A region of Ictalurus furcatus strain D&B chromosome 1, Billie_1.0, whole genome shotgun sequence DNA encodes the following proteins:
- the stub1 gene encoding E3 ubiquitin-protein ligase CHIP isoform X1: MAGSPEKSCSSAQELKEHGNRLFLCRKYQEAVTCYSKAINRNPSVAVYYTNRALCYVKLQQYDKALADCKHALELDSQSVKAHFFLGQCHLELENYEEAIGNLQRAYNLAKEQRLNFGDDIPSALRYAKKKRWNSMEEKRISQENELHAYLTKLILAERERELEDYREKQGDDNLIDSDISKIKTKHDKYLMDMDELFSQVDEKRKVSWKREIPDYLCGKISFELMREPCITPSGITYDRKDIEEHLQRVGHFDPVTRSPLTQDQLIPNLAMKEVIDAFIQENGWVEDY; this comes from the exons ATGGCAGGCAGCCCGGAGAAGAGCTGCTCCTCAGCTCAGGAGCTCAAAGAGCATGGCAACCGCCTGTTCCTCTGCAGGAAGTACCAGGAGGCCGTCACCTGCTACAGCAAAGCTatc AACCGGAACCCATCAGTAGCGGTGTACTACACTAATAGAGCGCTGTGCTACGTGAAGCTGCAGCAGTATGATAAGGCTCTGGCCGACTGTAAACATGCGCTGGAGCTGGACAGCCAGTCAGTGAAAGCACATTTCTTCCTGGGTCAGTGTCATCTGGAGCTGGAGAACTATGAAGAGGCTATCGGAAATCTACAAAGAG CGTATAACCTGGCTAAAGAGCAGCGTCTGAACTTTGGCGATGACATTCCCAGCGCCCTGCGTTACGCCAAGAAGAAGCGATGGAACAGCATGGAGGAGAAGCGCATCAGCCAGGAGAATGAGCTGCACGCCTATCTCACCAAACTCATCCTGGCTGAGCGCGAGCG ggAACTCGAAGACTACAGAGAGAAGCAGGGTGACGACAATCTGATCGACAGTGACATCAGCAAAATCAAAACGAAACAC gataaATATCTGATGGACATGGATGAGCTCTTTTCCCAAGTGGATGAGAAGAGGAAGGTGAgttgg aagcgAGAGATCCCTGACTATCTGTGTGGAAAGATCAGCTTTGAGCTAATGAGGGAACCGTGCATCACACCGAGCGGCATCACATACGACCGCAAAGACATCGAGGAGCACTTACAG CGTGTCGGCCATTTTGACCCCGTGACCCGAAGTCCCCTGACCCAGGATCAGCTGATCCCTAACCTGGCCATGAAGGAGGTGATCGATGCCTTTATCCAGGAGAACGGCTGGGTGGAGGactactaa
- the luc7l gene encoding putative RNA-binding protein Luc7-like 1 isoform X1 translates to MSAQAQMRALLDQLMGTARDGDESRQRVKFTDERVCKSHLLNCCPHDILSGTRMDLGECSKIHDLALRADYEIASKERDLFFELDAVDHLESFIADCDRRTELAKKRLAETQEEISAEVAAKAEKVHELNEEIGKLLAKAEQLGAEGNVDEAQKVLQEVEKVRTKKKDAEEEYRNSMPASSFQQQKLRVCEVCSAYLGLHDNDRRLADHFGGKLHLGFIQIREKLEQLKKTVLDKQERRNQERLKRREEREREERMRRRTRSRSRERRRSRSRDRERERERRRRRSRSSSKERRKSRSRSRDRERRRRHRSRSRSQSRPRREHSHRSSRDRLNGRAESRRSGDRESGEL, encoded by the exons GAGACGAGTCTCGACAGCGGGTGAAGTTCACGGACGAGCGAGTGTGTAAGTCTCACCTGCTGAACTGCTGTCCACATGACATCCTCTCCGGCACG cGTATGGACCTGGGCGAGTGCTCCAAGATCCATGACCTGGCCCTGAGGGCGGACTATGAGATCGCATCTAAAGAGAGAGATCTGTTCTTCGAGTTGGAC GCCGTGGATCACCTGGAGTCATTCATCGCCGACTGCGACCGCAGAACAGAGCTGGCGAAGAAACGCCTCGCCGAAACGCAGGAGGAGATCAGCGCTGAGGTCGCTGCCAAG GCGGAGAAGGTGCACGAGCTGAACGAGGAGATCGGGAAGCTGCTGGCGAAGGCGGAGCAGCTCGGTGCTGAGGGAAACGTGGATGAAGCACAGAAGGTGCTACAGGAAGTGGAGAAAGTGCGCACTAAGAAGAAGGATGCGGAG gaggagTACAGGAACTCGATGCCTGCTTCTAGTTTCCAGCAGCAGAAGCTccgtgtgtgtgaggtgtgctCTGCCTATCTGGGTCTCCATGACAATGACCGTCGCCTTGCCGACCATTTCGGTGGGAAACTGCACCTGGGCTTCATCCAGATCAGAGAAAAGCTGGAGCAGCTAAAG aaAACGGTCCTGGATAAGCAGGAGCGACGAAACCAGGAGAGACTGAAgcggagagaggagagagagcgtgaggagaggatgaggaggag GACCAGATCACGCAGCCGGGAGCGCAGGAG gtctcgTTCTCGTGATCgcgagcgtgagagagagaggagacggCGGAGATCTCGCTCGTCCTCGAAGGAGAGACGCAAGTCAAGATCTCGgtccagagacagagagagacgcaggAGACACCGATCACGCTCCAGATCTCAATCACGCCCTCGCAGAGAGCACTcgcacag GTCATCCCGGGACCGTCTTAACGGGAGGGCGGAGTCTCGTCGCTCCGGAGACAGAGAGTCCGGAGAGCTCTGA
- the stub1 gene encoding E3 ubiquitin-protein ligase CHIP isoform X2 — translation MAGSPEKSCSSAQELKEHGNRLFLCRKYQEAVTCYSKAINRNPSVAVYYTNRALCYVKLQQYDKALADCKHALELDSQSVKAHFFLGQCHLELENYEEAIGNLQRAYNLAKEQRLNFGDDIPSALRYAKKKRWNSMEEKRISQENELHAYLTKLILAERERELEDYREKQGDDNLIDSDISKIKTKHDKYLMDMDELFSQVDEKRKKREIPDYLCGKISFELMREPCITPSGITYDRKDIEEHLQRVGHFDPVTRSPLTQDQLIPNLAMKEVIDAFIQENGWVEDY, via the exons ATGGCAGGCAGCCCGGAGAAGAGCTGCTCCTCAGCTCAGGAGCTCAAAGAGCATGGCAACCGCCTGTTCCTCTGCAGGAAGTACCAGGAGGCCGTCACCTGCTACAGCAAAGCTatc AACCGGAACCCATCAGTAGCGGTGTACTACACTAATAGAGCGCTGTGCTACGTGAAGCTGCAGCAGTATGATAAGGCTCTGGCCGACTGTAAACATGCGCTGGAGCTGGACAGCCAGTCAGTGAAAGCACATTTCTTCCTGGGTCAGTGTCATCTGGAGCTGGAGAACTATGAAGAGGCTATCGGAAATCTACAAAGAG CGTATAACCTGGCTAAAGAGCAGCGTCTGAACTTTGGCGATGACATTCCCAGCGCCCTGCGTTACGCCAAGAAGAAGCGATGGAACAGCATGGAGGAGAAGCGCATCAGCCAGGAGAATGAGCTGCACGCCTATCTCACCAAACTCATCCTGGCTGAGCGCGAGCG ggAACTCGAAGACTACAGAGAGAAGCAGGGTGACGACAATCTGATCGACAGTGACATCAGCAAAATCAAAACGAAACAC gataaATATCTGATGGACATGGATGAGCTCTTTTCCCAAGTGGATGAGAAGAGGAAG aagcgAGAGATCCCTGACTATCTGTGTGGAAAGATCAGCTTTGAGCTAATGAGGGAACCGTGCATCACACCGAGCGGCATCACATACGACCGCAAAGACATCGAGGAGCACTTACAG CGTGTCGGCCATTTTGACCCCGTGACCCGAAGTCCCCTGACCCAGGATCAGCTGATCCCTAACCTGGCCATGAAGGAGGTGATCGATGCCTTTATCCAGGAGAACGGCTGGGTGGAGGactactaa
- the stub1 gene encoding E3 ubiquitin-protein ligase CHIP isoform X3, with translation MAGSPEKSCSSAQELKEHGNRLFLCRKYQEAVTCYSKAINRNPSVAVYYTNRALCYVKLQQYDKALADCKHALELDSQSVKAHFFLGQCHLELENYEEAIGNLQRAYNLAKEQRLNFGDDIPSALRYAKKKRWNSMEEKRISQENELHAYLTKLILAERERELEDYREKQGDDNLIDSDISKIKTKHKREIPDYLCGKISFELMREPCITPSGITYDRKDIEEHLQRVGHFDPVTRSPLTQDQLIPNLAMKEVIDAFIQENGWVEDY, from the exons ATGGCAGGCAGCCCGGAGAAGAGCTGCTCCTCAGCTCAGGAGCTCAAAGAGCATGGCAACCGCCTGTTCCTCTGCAGGAAGTACCAGGAGGCCGTCACCTGCTACAGCAAAGCTatc AACCGGAACCCATCAGTAGCGGTGTACTACACTAATAGAGCGCTGTGCTACGTGAAGCTGCAGCAGTATGATAAGGCTCTGGCCGACTGTAAACATGCGCTGGAGCTGGACAGCCAGTCAGTGAAAGCACATTTCTTCCTGGGTCAGTGTCATCTGGAGCTGGAGAACTATGAAGAGGCTATCGGAAATCTACAAAGAG CGTATAACCTGGCTAAAGAGCAGCGTCTGAACTTTGGCGATGACATTCCCAGCGCCCTGCGTTACGCCAAGAAGAAGCGATGGAACAGCATGGAGGAGAAGCGCATCAGCCAGGAGAATGAGCTGCACGCCTATCTCACCAAACTCATCCTGGCTGAGCGCGAGCG ggAACTCGAAGACTACAGAGAGAAGCAGGGTGACGACAATCTGATCGACAGTGACATCAGCAAAATCAAAACGAAACAC aagcgAGAGATCCCTGACTATCTGTGTGGAAAGATCAGCTTTGAGCTAATGAGGGAACCGTGCATCACACCGAGCGGCATCACATACGACCGCAAAGACATCGAGGAGCACTTACAG CGTGTCGGCCATTTTGACCCCGTGACCCGAAGTCCCCTGACCCAGGATCAGCTGATCCCTAACCTGGCCATGAAGGAGGTGATCGATGCCTTTATCCAGGAGAACGGCTGGGTGGAGGactactaa
- the luc7l gene encoding putative RNA-binding protein Luc7-like 1 isoform X2, protein MDLGECSKIHDLALRADYEIASKERDLFFELDAVDHLESFIADCDRRTELAKKRLAETQEEISAEVAAKAEKVHELNEEIGKLLAKAEQLGAEGNVDEAQKVLQEVEKVRTKKKDAEEEYRNSMPASSFQQQKLRVCEVCSAYLGLHDNDRRLADHFGGKLHLGFIQIREKLEQLKKTVLDKQERRNQERLKRREEREREERMRRRTRSRSRERRRSRSRDRERERERRRRRSRSSSKERRKSRSRSRDRERRRRHRSRSRSQSRPRREHSHRSSRDRLNGRAESRRSGDRESGEL, encoded by the exons ATGGACCTGGGCGAGTGCTCCAAGATCCATGACCTGGCCCTGAGGGCGGACTATGAGATCGCATCTAAAGAGAGAGATCTGTTCTTCGAGTTGGAC GCCGTGGATCACCTGGAGTCATTCATCGCCGACTGCGACCGCAGAACAGAGCTGGCGAAGAAACGCCTCGCCGAAACGCAGGAGGAGATCAGCGCTGAGGTCGCTGCCAAG GCGGAGAAGGTGCACGAGCTGAACGAGGAGATCGGGAAGCTGCTGGCGAAGGCGGAGCAGCTCGGTGCTGAGGGAAACGTGGATGAAGCACAGAAGGTGCTACAGGAAGTGGAGAAAGTGCGCACTAAGAAGAAGGATGCGGAG gaggagTACAGGAACTCGATGCCTGCTTCTAGTTTCCAGCAGCAGAAGCTccgtgtgtgtgaggtgtgctCTGCCTATCTGGGTCTCCATGACAATGACCGTCGCCTTGCCGACCATTTCGGTGGGAAACTGCACCTGGGCTTCATCCAGATCAGAGAAAAGCTGGAGCAGCTAAAG aaAACGGTCCTGGATAAGCAGGAGCGACGAAACCAGGAGAGACTGAAgcggagagaggagagagagcgtgaggagaggatgaggaggag GACCAGATCACGCAGCCGGGAGCGCAGGAG gtctcgTTCTCGTGATCgcgagcgtgagagagagaggagacggCGGAGATCTCGCTCGTCCTCGAAGGAGAGACGCAAGTCAAGATCTCGgtccagagacagagagagacgcaggAGACACCGATCACGCTCCAGATCTCAATCACGCCCTCGCAGAGAGCACTcgcacag GTCATCCCGGGACCGTCTTAACGGGAGGGCGGAGTCTCGTCGCTCCGGAGACAGAGAGTCCGGAGAGCTCTGA